In the Phycisphaerales bacterium genome, GTCATTTTGAGGGTGTTCTCACCACAACACCGAAGGGCGACAACGGATTTGGTTACGATCCACTGCTTTATTTACCCGATGTTGATTGCACCAGTGCCCAATTAGAGGCTGAAGTAAAAAACAATCGTTCACACCGTGGTCAAGCGCTGCGTCTTCTGGCCCAGCAGTTGCCTTCTCTTATCGCATCAGAATTGCTCAGTAGCTAAGGGATTAAGAATGCCTTTGCCTTTTATGATCTGGGTGATCGGGGGTGTTTTGTTGGGGTTGTTTACCGCTGTGGCGGTGGTGCGAGCCTTTCGCCGAAGCCATCAACACATTGTGTGTCAAGCGTGTAGCCATCTGCTCAGTGGTTTGTCGCCAGAGGTCAAGCAATGTCCCGAGTGTGGAGCGCTCTTTACTCAATATCCCAAGGTCATGCCCGGACAGCGATATATCGATCGGCATTGGGCGAGAATTGCTGTGGTCGCGCTGGTGATTGAGGTGGTTTGCTTCTTAATTCCCGGATCAGTCTTACTGATCTATTACGTTTTGTCGCCGTAGTGTGGATCGAGATGATCGACGGCATTGCGCATGGTGATCATGGCGATCTCAGCGGGGCAATTGACGCGCAATGGAAACCAAGCGCCGACGCCTACAGAGACATAAAGATGACTATGACCATGCCCGAAAATACCCGCAGAGTGACGATGTCCCAGCGCAAGATTGGTATTGGGTTTTTCTCGCAAGGCGACCTGTCCGCCGTGGGTGTGGCCAGATAACGTCAGTGGAATACCCAGCGTTGCCGCCTGTTTGAATCCTTTGGGATTGTGAGAGAGTAATAAATCAGTCGATTGGCCACAGGTCATCTCAACTTTTTGGGCACAGATCTTGGCGGTACGCCCCCAGTCGACACCTGCCACCGTTAAGCGTCCGTCGCCTCGGTGAATCTCAACGGCTTCATCGCGTAACACAACGATGCCAGCATCGCGCGCCATTTGAGCAAGTCGATCAGCATCATGTAATTCATCATGATTTCCGAGTACAAGATAGGCGCCCATTGGTGCATTTGCATTCGCAAGAGCCTCAAGCAAAGGCGGGGCCATGTCGTTGTGAAGATCTACAACATCTCCTGTACAAGCAATAAGATCTGGACTCTGCGCCTTAAGCAGATCAACAATTTCAATAGCTCGCTCAACAGGCAAAAGATCACCAAGATGAAAGTCAGTGACATGGCCAATGCGAAGACCATCGAAGGCTGCCGGCCAAAGTGGCGAAGCAATTTCGACTTCTCTTACAGTCACGTCTTGGCTTAGATGACGCCGGATCATTCGGCCGCCGCTGAGCCGATTTGGACCAATGGTAAAGAGTAAATGCCGGATTTTAGCTCTCCGGTACTTCCCCTTTCGTTGACGTTCTTTTTTTGATTCCGACATAATTAGAAATCTCAAGGCTCGATCATACCTCGCAGCGTAGCGAAGGACTTCTTTATGAAAACGCGTTGCTGTTCCTAAAAGTCAACCTTGATACCAAGGAAGAGGCCTGCCAAATGGCCTTTGAACTGAAAATCTTCTTGATAGGAATCTTCCGCGAAATAGCGGTAACCAAGGGACACGGCCACTTGTTCTGTGAGATAAAGGTTGAGATTCGCCCGCACCTGTGCGACGGCACCAAGCTCCGAGCCGAAGGTGGCTCCAGCACCACATTCAGCAGTCAGCTCAATCATCTTCAGGAAAGGCGTGTTCTCTGGAAGTTCGATCGACAGTTTGCCGCGCAGACCGATGTAGGCCGCGGCCCATTGGCCATAGCCAGTGTCGCTCTTGCCACCATTTCTGGATAGATTCTGCTCCACGTCAATCCAGCGCACGCCTATGAGCGGGCTGATCGTGAAGTCAACGTTTTCTGATCCAAGGGGGTGATTGGGCTCTTTTGAATATTGAATGGGATGCCAGAGCTTATAAGCCACATCGACAGCAACAGAAGACCATCGCAGCGATGAAGAGAACTTGTCGCCGCTCTTAAGTTTGACATCACCATATTTGAATGTTCGGCCGGCGGTACCTGATCCAGAAGTCGAAAAACGAAACCCTTCGATACCAAACGTCCAATCATTGACGTGCAAATGAAAGATCCCTTGGAACGTTGGCTCAAGATCTCGATAATTCAATTGTGTAATGAAGTCGATTTCTGTGCCACTACCCCCACCACTGGTTTCGAGAGAAGCGTTGCCGCCTAAGCGCGGCACCCATGCCCCCGCAATCAAGGTTCCAGAGATCTGGACCCGCTCTTGAGCCGCGAGCACATCATGATCACTGGGCGTACTTTGGGCGGCTACAGGCAATGCAAACAAGCCAAAAATCCAGATCATCTTGAAAATCGTTTGTGCTTCGTTCTTCATTTCTTGGTCCTTCCTTCCAATCCGCCCCAGAAGCCTAAAATGAGCCTCTATCCAAATCATGATCGCGCAGCGTACCATTGACGTGACCATTTGTCTGAACAGTGGACCTTGAAAGAGCCATTGACCGGCGCTTGATCGCCGGAAGCGATATGAGGCGACACCATTATGGCCACAGAGCAGTCGGGCAATATCCGCCTTTCACCGCGCGCAAGCGTAGCGAGAACGGCTATTCGTTTCGTCACTTCACGCTCAAGTGGGCCGGGCGGCCAAAATGTAAACAAAGTGAGTTCAAGGGTGCAGATGTTTGTGCCAATCAACGCCATTGTTGGTCTCGATGAAAAAGCGAGGGAGCGATTGCGAAAGCTCGCGGGGAAAAAGTTGACCAGTGAAGAAGAGTTGTTGTTGGTCTCTGAAACATCCAGGTCACAGCAGACAAACAAGGAGGCTTGTTTTGAGCGACTTGCAGAGATGGTGCTCAAGGCGGAGGTTGCACCAAAGAAGCGAAGGCCAACCAAGCCAACCAGGGGTTCCATAGAGCGGCGACTGCAATCGAAACAGAAACAAAGCGATCGAAAAAACGATCGGCGTTCAAATCGTAACCCACACGATGATTAGATTGAATGCGGAGCTGTTGATGTCGCTCCAAACTTCCCATTTGAGAGCGCAAGTATCTTGGCTGAAGGGTGCTTTATTTAAGTCTTGATGTTCTTTGGCGCTGATACCTAAACGAGTTGGACCTGGCCCGTGCCACTGACGATCTCGCCAATAACGGTTGGTTTCTCGCCGTATCGCTGAAGTTGATTGACCACGGATGTTGCAAACGAAGGTCGGACAACCAACACATACCCAATGCCCATATTAAATACGTGATACATCTCATCTCGATCAACATTGCCGGCCTCTTCAAGCAGGTCAAATAAGGGTGGAACGGTCCAAGTTGAAGTATCAATCTTGGCGTCAATGTTCGGAGAGAGAATGCGGTTCACATTACCAGGCAGGCCACCGCCAGTAATGTGTGCCATGCCACTGATCACACGCTTGACCCGGTAGCGGTTCAGAAGACGAACAATTGGTCGGACATAGATCCGTGTTGGTTTCAGTATGGCTTGGCCAAGAGTTCCTGTGTCACCGCTAGCTGCGAGAGCTTCGGGCTTACTACTCAGATCGAGTTGCGCGTGCTTAATGATCTGTCGTACCAGCGTGTAACCATTTGAATGAATGCCATCACTTGAAAGTCCGATGATGACATCACCCTTTTGCACCCGCATCGGATCAACAGCTCGAGAGAGTTCGACGACACCGACACAGAAGCCGGCCATGTCGAAATCACCTTTTTGGTAGATGTCAGGCATCTCAGCGCACTCACCGCCAAGCAGCGCACAATCACTAATTTCACATCCATGCCCGATGCCCTTAATCAACTCTGCAGTGAGTTCCGGGTCAGTTTTATTGAGTCCCAAATAGTCCAGAAAGAAAAGTGGCTCTGCGCCTTGCACGATGAGATCGTTGACGTTCATGGCAACACAGTCGATGCCAATGGTCTTATAGGATTTGAGCTCAGCGGCCAATTTGACCTTCGTCCCGACGCCATCAGTGCAGGCAACCAAGACGGGCTCTTTGTAGTTGCGCTTGAACAGTCGCTCGTCATAATCAAGACGGAATAATCCGGCAAATCCACCGTGCTGAGAGATCACCCGTGGCCCATGTGTGCGTCTGAGTGTTGACTTAATCAGGTCGACAACCTTGTCGCCAGCAGCGATATCAACCCCGGCTTGGGCATAAGTCAGGCCCTGAGGCTTTTTTTGGTCCTTCGCATCGGTAGTGGACATCGTTGTATTGTATCGCCGCTTGGCCGCGCGATCTGCCCGGCCCAAGATTGGCAGCTCCAGGGGGGCCAGATACATCGATCAATCCACGCTATCCTATGCGTCTGACTTCTAACACGGGGACTCAAGAATATGTCAATCCTGGTTAACGGTTCAACAAAAGTCATTTGTCAGGGAATCACCGGTGCTTTTGGTGCTTTCCATACCAAGGGTTGCCTGGAATATGGCACCCAGATGGTTGGTGGTGTGACACCTGGCAAGGGCGGTACCTCAGATCCCAATGGCCTGCCGATCTTCGACACGGTTCGTGATGCGGTCGAGGCAACTGGTGCGTCAGCAACAATGATCTTTGTGCCCCCACCATTTGCAGCCGATGCCATCCTTGAAGCTGCGGATGCGGGCATCAGTGTCATCTGTGCCATCACCGAGGGTATTCCCACACAAGACATGATTCGGGTTCATGGCATGTTGCCAGGTTATCCTGGCAGCGTTCTCATTGGGCCCAACTGCCCGGGTGTGATTACGCCTGGCATCCGTCAATCTGGTGAGGGCTCTTCAGCAACATTCTCAGGTGGGTGCAAAATCGGCATCATGCCTGGTTATATCAATCTCAACAAAGCTGATGCGAGCACAGGCAAAGCAGTCGGCATCATCAGCCGCTCTGGAACATTGACCTATGAGGCAGTTTGGCAAACCTCGGTTTTGGGTATTGGCCAGACCACTTGTGTGGGGATCGGTGGTGATCCGGTCAAAGGCCTGAACTTCATCGACCTCCTGTCTATGTTTGAGGAGGATCCAGACACCGATGGCGTGGTCATGATTGGCGAGATTGGTGGTACAGATGAGGTTGATGCTGGCCGTTGGGTTCATGAGCACATGTCAAAGCCAGTCGCCGCCTTTATTGCTGGTCGTACGGCCCCTAAGGGCAAGCGAATGGGGCATGCAGGTGCGATCATTGGTGGTGCTGATGACACCGCCCAAGCAAAGATGGAGGCGCTTGCTGGTTTTGGCGTCCATGTCAGTGAATCGCCGGCGGAGATGGGTAGCAGGATCGCCCAAGCGATGGGTCTTGAGATTGCTTCAGCGAGTGCGTGATGAGACAGATCACACTGATCGCCAGCGTCTTGTTACTAGCGGCGGCGATTGGATGTAGCCAAAAAGCAGATCTGAGCGCTTACCACGGTCCACCATTTACAGTCGATGCAGACACCAACCGTGTGATGTTAGAGACCGTTGTGCACTCAGGTGGTTACACGCTGGAGTTCGATCATGCTCAAATTGATGATGGGCAACTGAATGTGTATCTGACGCTTGATGCTCCGACCATGGATGATCTGGTGATGGAAGCGCCACAGACGTTAACCAAGAGCTTTGCAAACCGCGCTCGCGGTGCGCGTGAGGTGTGTCTATGGGTTCGTATCACTTCACCCCAAAAGACAGTGGCACAATCGCCATATCGGCTTGCAACACAAGCAAGAGTCAATTCAAACTAAAGAGTTGCTAATCGCCGACGCCGCGCAATCCACCTGGTTGGGCGAGCAGCATAAAGGGGATGGACTTCTCTGTTTCTGCGCCGCTCTTGTCATCTCTAATACGGATCTTCAGTTGGTATTTGCCAACACTGAGTGGTTCTGGCAAAGAGAGTAGCTGCACAGTAAAGAAGTCGTTGCGTTGTTGGCGAGATCGATCAATAGCGGTCCGCCAGTCTTCTTGCCACACTGGAATACCGTCACGTTCACTGTAGATTGTGAGTTGCTGGCTTGTCACGGTGACCCATTCGTTCTTCTCGTTGAGTTCACTGGCAAACTCATTGATTTCGATATAAAGCACAGCCTGTTGTGATCGATGTGCAACCAACTGAGATAGGTCAAGCTCGTCGTAATCACCAAACCCTCGCACCCGAGTGCATAAAACAGCTGTTTTTATAGCGAGATCGGGCTGCTCTGAGAGTGCTTGTTGCAGATTAGCCATGGTCGTTCGGACGGCACGGGTGGCATCCTGTGATCCATCAAGCGATTGGCCTAGCTCAATAAAATGCTCTTGCATTGTCTTGAGTAAAGCCTGTTCACTCTCAGTCAGATCTGGCATTGCATCGGGGGAGATCTGCCGCGTTGGATCTACCATCGTCATGGCCGCGAGTAACATCAGTTCTCGTACGGGCATATCACTACGTGTACTTTGGTGATAAAGCTCGCGAGAAAACTCAATCATGATCCGTTGCATGTGAGCATCGAGATCTTCGATCTTTATTGGCAAGGGCTCAGCAGTGGCATTTGGTTGAATGTCTGTCAACGCTTCTGTTGGCCTGATCGTTGTTTCTTCAGTTTGATTTGCAGTGCCCTGCTTCGGCATCGCTGCGAGCGGGCTTGTTTTAGTTATCTCATCGACTGGAGTTGGATCTTGCTTTGTGGGCTCATTGAACAAGACGCGAGATGGTGTTTTTGATGCAGTCGCTTCTGGTTTCGTTGGTGAGCTTTGTGCCAGGAAGCTTGCAATGTCACGTTGACTCTGCTCGGCGAGCGAAATTGCCTGCGGAGAAACATTGGTATCACTGGTTGTTTGGTGGGGCTCGAAATCGAACACTCCACTCTGACGCGGTGTTGCGTTCTCTGTGGTGCCGAAGTCAAATAATCCCTTGGACTGACAGCCCATCATCATGAAGGTGATAGCGATCAGTGGCATGGTCCACTTGGGGAATATGTTCGATGCGTTAC is a window encoding:
- a CDS encoding metallophosphoesterase; protein product: MSESKKERQRKGKYRRAKIRHLLFTIGPNRLSGGRMIRRHLSQDVTVREVEIASPLWPAAFDGLRIGHVTDFHLGDLLPVERAIEIVDLLKAQSPDLIACTGDVVDLHNDMAPPLLEALANANAPMGAYLVLGNHDELHDADRLAQMARDAGIVVLRDEAVEIHRGDGRLTVAGVDWGRTAKICAQKVEMTCGQSTDLLLSHNPKGFKQAATLGIPLTLSGHTHGGQVALREKPNTNLALGHRHSAGIFGHGHSHLYVSVGVGAWFPLRVNCPAEIAMITMRNAVDHLDPHYGDKT
- the arfB gene encoding alternative ribosome rescue aminoacyl-tRNA hydrolase ArfB — its product is MATEQSGNIRLSPRASVARTAIRFVTSRSSGPGGQNVNKVSSRVQMFVPINAIVGLDEKARERLRKLAGKKLTSEEELLLVSETSRSQQTNKEACFERLAEMVLKAEVAPKKRRPTKPTRGSIERRLQSKQKQSDRKNDRRSNRNPHDD
- the purM gene encoding phosphoribosylformylglycinamidine cyclo-ligase, with protein sequence MYLAPLELPILGRADRAAKRRYNTTMSTTDAKDQKKPQGLTYAQAGVDIAAGDKVVDLIKSTLRRTHGPRVISQHGGFAGLFRLDYDERLFKRNYKEPVLVACTDGVGTKVKLAAELKSYKTIGIDCVAMNVNDLIVQGAEPLFFLDYLGLNKTDPELTAELIKGIGHGCEISDCALLGGECAEMPDIYQKGDFDMAGFCVGVVELSRAVDPMRVQKGDVIIGLSSDGIHSNGYTLVRQIIKHAQLDLSSKPEALAASGDTGTLGQAILKPTRIYVRPIVRLLNRYRVKRVISGMAHITGGGLPGNVNRILSPNIDAKIDTSTWTVPPLFDLLEEAGNVDRDEMYHVFNMGIGYVLVVRPSFATSVVNQLQRYGEKPTVIGEIVSGTGQVQLV
- the sucD gene encoding succinate--CoA ligase subunit alpha; the encoded protein is MSILVNGSTKVICQGITGAFGAFHTKGCLEYGTQMVGGVTPGKGGTSDPNGLPIFDTVRDAVEATGASATMIFVPPPFAADAILEAADAGISVICAITEGIPTQDMIRVHGMLPGYPGSVLIGPNCPGVITPGIRQSGEGSSATFSGGCKIGIMPGYINLNKADASTGKAVGIISRSGTLTYEAVWQTSVLGIGQTTCVGIGGDPVKGLNFIDLLSMFEEDPDTDGVVMIGEIGGTDEVDAGRWVHEHMSKPVAAFIAGRTAPKGKRMGHAGAIIGGADDTAQAKMEALAGFGVHVSESPAEMGSRIAQAMGLEIASASA